A single genomic interval of Desulfosoma caldarium harbors:
- a CDS encoding histone deacetylase family protein — protein MLTVVFHKAYLTPYSTGAVETPARVRSIMGKLQGCYEVVAPRAASKDDLLRAHTPDHLTQVQLEGKAVWETAVLAAGGAICAARLTAQTQQPVFAAVRPPGHHAGRNRYGGFCFFNNMAVSLLALLHDGTVKRAAVIDFDMHRGDGTAEIFQEDARCLFLDVSSAEKEHFVETIAYFLDALPSVDIIGVSAGFDMHLKDWGGCLCNRDYHYIGRLVGETARRKASGRVFAVLEGGYLPHELGKAVYAFCRGLEGKELSDVIPSARP, from the coding sequence ATGCTGACAGTGGTGTTTCACAAAGCCTACCTGACCCCCTATTCCACCGGGGCCGTGGAAACGCCCGCTCGAGTGCGTTCCATCATGGGAAAGCTGCAAGGATGCTACGAGGTGGTGGCGCCGCGCGCCGCTTCCAAGGACGATCTTTTGCGGGCGCACACGCCGGACCATCTGACTCAGGTCCAGCTGGAAGGGAAGGCCGTGTGGGAAACGGCCGTCCTGGCTGCGGGAGGTGCCATCTGCGCGGCGCGGCTCACCGCCCAAACACAACAGCCCGTCTTTGCCGCCGTGAGGCCGCCCGGGCATCATGCAGGCCGAAATCGCTACGGCGGTTTTTGTTTTTTTAACAACATGGCCGTCTCCCTTTTGGCCCTGCTTCACGACGGCACTGTGAAGCGAGCGGCTGTGATCGATTTCGATATGCATCGAGGGGACGGCACCGCGGAAATTTTTCAGGAAGATGCTCGGTGCCTTTTCCTTGACGTCTCATCGGCCGAAAAAGAACATTTTGTCGAGACCATCGCCTACTTTCTGGACGCCTTGCCCTCGGTGGACATCATCGGCGTCTCCGCAGGCTTTGACATGCACCTCAAAGACTGGGGTGGATGCCTGTGCAACCGCGATTATCATTATATCGGCCGATTAGTGGGAGAGACGGCACGCCGGAAAGCCTCCGGGCGAGTTTTTGCCGTGCTGGAAGGAGGCTACTTGCCCCATGAATTGGGCAAAGCCGTGTATGCCTTTTGTCGAGGCTTGGAAGGCAAAGAGTTAAGCGATGTGATACCCTCAGCGAGGCCATGA